A DNA window from Oncorhynchus tshawytscha isolate Ot180627B linkage group LG13, Otsh_v2.0, whole genome shotgun sequence contains the following coding sequences:
- the polr2k gene encoding DNA-directed RNA polymerases I, II, and III subunit RPABC4 has product MDAQKDVQPPKQQPMIYICGECHTENEIKARDPIRCRECGYRIMYKKRTKRLVVFDAR; this is encoded by the exons ATGGACGCTCAAAAAGATGTGCAACCCCCCAAGCAACAGCCTATGATCTACATATGTGGGG AATGCCACACTGAAAATGAAATTAAGGCTCGTGATCCAATCAGATGCAGAGAGTGTGGATACAGAATCATGTACAAGAAGAGAACAAAGAGAT TGGTTGTGTTTGACGCGCGGTGA